The following are from one region of the Actinoplanes sp. L3-i22 genome:
- the lipB gene encoding lipoyl(octanoyl) transferase LipB: protein MTSSVLTVLRPGLVDYRDAWDEQKRLHEAVADGTQPDTILLLEHPSVFTAGKRTEPGDLPWDGTPVVRVDRGGKLTWHGPGQLVGYPILKLPAPVDVVAYVRRTEQMLIDVCAEFGVTAERVEGRSGAWVRATDGGLDRKIAQIGLRVARGVTQHGFAINADCDLANFDRFVPCGIRDAGVTSLSAELGRPVPVAEVMPVVERHLTTLF, encoded by the coding sequence GTGACCTCCTCCGTACTCACCGTGCTGCGCCCCGGCCTGGTCGATTACCGCGACGCCTGGGACGAGCAGAAGCGTCTGCACGAGGCCGTGGCCGACGGCACCCAGCCGGACACGATCCTGCTGCTGGAGCACCCCAGCGTCTTCACCGCCGGCAAGCGCACCGAGCCGGGCGACCTGCCGTGGGACGGCACGCCCGTCGTCCGGGTCGACCGCGGCGGCAAGCTCACCTGGCACGGGCCGGGCCAGCTGGTCGGCTACCCGATTCTCAAGCTGCCCGCCCCGGTCGACGTGGTGGCCTACGTCCGCCGCACCGAACAGATGCTGATCGACGTCTGCGCCGAGTTCGGCGTGACCGCCGAGCGGGTCGAGGGGCGCAGCGGCGCCTGGGTCCGGGCCACCGACGGCGGCCTCGACCGCAAGATCGCCCAGATCGGGCTGCGGGTGGCCCGCGGCGTGACCCAGCACGGTTTCGCCATCAACGCCGACTGCGACCTGGCGAACTTCGACCGGTTCGTGCCGTGCGGGATCCGGGACGCCGGGGTGACCTCGCTCAGCGCCGAGCTGGGCCGGCCGGTGCCGGTGGCCGAGGTGATGCCGGTCGTCGAGCGGCACCTCACGACGCTGTTCTAG